Proteins from a genomic interval of Helicobacter pylori Shi112:
- a CDS encoding NYN domain-containing protein, whose product MKANTIILVDWENFRRDIKQTKCVNYNIALDVIVTIRAFLLDDERISRIYFYTTPPFDFEHALWDKRNDTLQNEKNPGTEMKIFTSNDIEEILQSSEATKWEKIYSDVENFQHDLASLDQVELRLGRTKLNAIRVEFDGSYKALLEQKQVDMLMGLDIQRIAFKKIADRILIFSKDTDLIPALKLARDEGLRVDIADLSNRLSLLSQDLKYNSDKVRKLSSNEVKDKLFSIRENLTKTNWALS is encoded by the coding sequence ATGAAAGCAAACACAATCATATTAGTAGATTGGGAGAATTTCAGGCGCGATATTAAACAAACAAAATGCGTTAATTATAATATCGCTTTAGATGTGATCGTTACTATTAGGGCTTTTTTACTAGATGATGAGAGGATCAGTCGTATTTACTTTTATACCACCCCACCCTTTGATTTTGAACATGCGTTATGGGATAAGAGGAATGACACCCTCCAAAATGAAAAAAATCCGGGAACAGAAATGAAAATCTTCACAAGCAACGACATTGAAGAGATCTTACAAAGCAGTGAAGCGACTAAATGGGAGAAGATTTATAGCGATGTGGAAAATTTCCAACACGATCTAGCTTCATTGGATCAAGTGGAATTGAGGTTGGGGAGGACTAAGTTAAACGCAATAAGAGTGGAGTTTGATGGGAGTTATAAGGCGTTATTAGAACAAAAGCAGGTGGATATGCTCATGGGTCTTGACATTCAAAGAATAGCCTTTAAAAAAATAGCCGATAGGATTCTTATATTTTCAAAAGATACGGATTTGATCCCTGCGCTCAAATTAGCCAGAGATGAGGGGCTACGGGTGGATATTGCCGATTTGTCTAATCGATTGTCTCTCCTTAGCCAGGATTTGAAATACAATTCGGATAAAGTGAGGAAATTGAGCAGTAACGAAGTCAAAGACAAGCTTTTTTCAATCAGAGAAAATCTCACTAAAACCAACTGGGCTTTAAGCTAA
- the hofC gene encoding outer membrane beta-barrel protein HofC: MKLKKRKVAATLLKRFTLPLLFTTGSLGAVTYEVHGDFINFSKVGFNHSPINPVKGIYPTETFVNLTGKLEGSVHLGRGWTVNLGGVLGGQVYDSTRYDRWAKDFTPPSYWDKTSCGTDSMSLCMNATKMWQQQGPGGVINPRGIGWEYMGEWNGLFPNYYPANAYLPGHSRRYEVYKANLTYDSDRVHMVMGRFDVTEQEQMDWVYQLFQGFYGTFKLTNKMKFLLFSSWGRGIADGQWLFPIYREKPWGIHKAGIIYRPTKNLMIHPYVYLIPEVETDPGVKIEYDTNPEFSGRGIRNRTTFYALYSYRWNNAEYGRYAPARYNTWDPFLDNGKWRGLQGPGGATLLLRHHIDINNYFVVGGAYLNIGNPNMNLGTWGNPVAVDGIEQWVGGIYSLGFAGIDNITDADAFTEYVKGGGKHGKFSWSLYQRFTTAPRALEYGIGMYLDYQFSKHVKAGLKLVWLEFQIRAGYNPGTGFLGPNGQPLNLNNGLFESSAFAEGPQDMGGIKKSITQDRSHLMTHISYSF, translated from the coding sequence ATGAAATTAAAGAAACGAAAAGTTGCGGCTACATTGCTAAAGCGTTTTACCTTGCCACTATTGTTCACTACGGGTTCATTAGGGGCGGTTACTTATGAAGTGCATGGGGATTTTATCAACTTCTCCAAAGTGGGTTTTAACCATTCGCCTATTAACCCTGTTAAAGGTATCTATCCCACAGAAACTTTTGTTAACCTTACGGGTAAGCTAGAGGGGTCTGTGCATTTAGGTAGGGGATGGACCGTGAATTTAGGCGGTGTTTTGGGCGGACAAGTTTATGATAGCACTAGGTATGATAGGTGGGCAAAGGATTTTACCCCCCCAAGCTATTGGGATAAAACTTCTTGTGGCACTGATTCTATGAGCCTTTGTATGAACGCCACTAAAATGTGGCAACAGCAAGGGCCAGGTGGTGTCATTAACCCTAGAGGTATTGGTTGGGAATATATGGGTGAGTGGAACGGCTTGTTCCCTAACTACTATCCGGCTAACGCTTACTTGCCTGGGCATTCAAGGCGCTATGAAGTTTATAAAGCGAATCTCACCTATGATAGCGATAGAGTCCATATGGTAATGGGGCGCTTTGATGTTACTGAGCAGGAGCAAATGGATTGGGTTTACCAATTGTTCCAAGGTTTTTATGGGACTTTCAAGCTCACGAATAAGATGAAGTTCTTGCTCTTTAGCTCTTGGGGTCGTGGTATCGCTGATGGTCAATGGTTGTTCCCTATCTATCGTGAAAAGCCTTGGGGTATTCATAAAGCCGGTATTATTTATCGCCCTACAAAGAATTTAATGATCCACCCTTATGTGTATCTTATCCCAGAAGTAGAAACAGATCCCGGTGTTAAAATAGAGTATGATACCAATCCTGAGTTTAGTGGTAGGGGCATAAGAAACAGAACGACTTTCTATGCGTTATACAGCTATCGTTGGAATAACGCTGAATACGGTCGTTACGCGCCCGCTCGTTATAACACTTGGGATCCTTTCTTGGATAATGGTAAGTGGCGTGGCTTGCAAGGTCCTGGTGGTGCGACGCTTCTTTTGCGCCACCATATAGATATTAACAACTACTTTGTGGTTGGTGGTGCTTATCTCAACATTGGTAACCCTAACATGAACTTAGGTACTTGGGGTAACCCTGTGGCTGTTGATGGTATCGAACAATGGGTCGGTGGCATCTATAGCTTAGGTTTTGCGGGGATTGACAACATTACCGATGCTGACGCGTTCACCGAGTATGTTAAAGGTGGAGGCAAGCATGGTAAGTTCAGTTGGAGTCTCTACCAACGCTTCACTACCGCTCCAAGGGCTTTGGAATATGGTATTGGTATGTATCTAGACTATCAGTTCAGCAAGCATGTTAAAGCGGGTCTCAAACTCGTATGGTTAGAGTTCCAAATCCGTGCGGGTTACAACCCTGGAACCGGTTTCCTTGGGCCAAACGGGCAACCGCTTAACTTGAATAATGGTTTGTTTGAATCTTCTGCGTTCGCAGAAGGTCCTCAAGACATGGGTGGCATTAAAAAGAGTATCACCCAAGACAGAAGCCATTTGATGACACACATTAGTTATAGTTTCTAA
- a CDS encoding catalase family peroxidase: protein MKKIGLSLCVVFSLGFLKAHEVSAEKIADIFYKLNAKEPKMKINHTKGFCAKGVFLPNPQVRKDLDVPLLNEKEIPASVRYSLGGVAMDDKSKVRGMALKLENQNASWTMVMLNTEINFAKNPNEFAQFFEMRIPKNGKVDEARIKKLYEEVPSYRNFAAYTKTIGISSSVANTPYYSVHAFKFKDKKEKLLPARWKFVPKDGIKYLNPQELKQKDSNYLLSSFQQHLKTKPIEYQMYLVFANKNDATNDTTALWKGKHKELLVGTLKVEKYEGMGCNKDVYFPADLPKGVEAPTDPLFQIRNEVYGITFNRRQ, encoded by the coding sequence ATGAAAAAAATTGGTTTGAGCTTGTGTGTGGTTTTTAGCTTGGGTTTTTTAAAAGCCCATGAAGTGAGCGCTGAAAAGATTGCGGATATTTTCTACAAACTCAACGCCAAAGAGCCTAAAATGAAAATCAACCACACTAAGGGGTTTTGCGCTAAAGGCGTGTTCCTCCCTAACCCGCAAGTAAGAAAGGATTTAGATGTGCCATTACTCAATGAAAAAGAAATCCCTGCGTCTGTAAGGTATTCTTTAGGAGGCGTGGCGATGGATGATAAAAGCAAAGTTAGGGGAATGGCGTTAAAATTAGAAAACCAAAACGCTAGTTGGACAATGGTGATGCTCAATACAGAAATCAATTTTGCCAAAAACCCTAACGAATTCGCTCAATTTTTTGAAATGAGAATCCCTAAAAATGGCAAGGTGGATGAAGCAAGAATCAAAAAGCTTTATGAAGAAGTCCCCTCTTATAGGAATTTTGCCGCTTACACCAAAACGATAGGGATTAGCTCAAGCGTGGCTAACACACCTTATTATAGCGTGCATGCGTTCAAGTTTAAAGATAAAAAAGAAAAATTATTGCCTGCGAGATGGAAATTTGTGCCTAAAGACGGCATTAAGTATCTTAACCCCCAAGAATTAAAGCAAAAAGATTCAAATTATCTGCTTTCTTCATTCCAACAACACCTTAAAACTAAACCCATAGAATACCAAATGTATCTGGTGTTTGCGAATAAAAATGATGCCACCAACGACACGACCGCACTTTGGAAAGGCAAACACAAGGAATTACTAGTAGGGACATTGAAAGTTGAAAAATACGAAGGAATGGGTTGCAATAAAGATGTGTATTTCCCAGCCGATCTCCCTAAAGGCGTAGAAGCTCCTACTGATCCCTTATTCCAAATCAGGAATGAAGTTTATGGGATCACTTTTAATAGGAGGCAATAA
- the ruvC gene encoding crossover junction endodeoxyribonuclease RuvC, whose protein sequence is MRILGIDPGSRKCGYAIVSHTSNKLSLITAGFINITTTRLQEQILDLIEALDCLLDRYEVNEVAIEDIFFGYNPKSVIKLAQFRGALSLKILERIGNFSEYTPLQVKKALTGNGKAAKEQVAFMVKRLLNITSEIKPLDISDAIAVAITHAQRLKPH, encoded by the coding sequence ATGCGTATTTTAGGAATAGATCCGGGCAGTAGGAAATGCGGGTATGCTATCGTTTCTCACACTTCTAACAAGCTTTCTTTAATCACGGCCGGGTTCATTAACATCACCACGACACGCTTGCAAGAACAGATTTTAGACTTGATAGAAGCCTTAGATTGCTTATTGGATCGTTACGAAGTCAATGAAGTAGCGATTGAAGATATTTTCTTTGGGTATAACCCTAAAAGCGTGATCAAGCTTGCGCAATTCAGGGGGGCGTTGTCCTTAAAGATTTTAGAAAGGATCGGTAATTTTAGCGAATACACGCCCTTACAAGTCAAAAAAGCCCTAACCGGTAACGGGAAAGCCGCTAAAGAGCAAGTAGCCTTTATGGTCAAACGCTTGCTTAACATCACAAGCGAAATCAAGCCTTTGGATATTAGCGATGCGATAGCCGTTGCTATCACGCATGCGCAACGCTTAAAACCCCACTAA
- the hofD gene encoding outer membrane beta-barrel protein HofD: MEIKKYFSYSLFFLLFSSLFLSKLQAYKFNMSIVGKVSSYTKFGFNNQRYQPSKDIYPTGSYTSLLGELNLSMGLYKGLRAEVGAMMAALPYDSTAYQGNNIPNGQPGSRTDPFGAGIFWQYIGWYAGHSGLQVQKPRLAMVHNAFLSYNYKKDKFSFGVKGGRYDAEEYDWFTSYTQGVEGFVKYKDTRLRVMYSDARASASSDWFWYFGRYYTSGKALMIADLKYEKDNLKINPYFYAIFQRMYAPGINITYDTNPNFNNKGFRFVGTFVGFFPIFATPANQNDIILFQQVPLGKSGQTYFFRTRFYYNKWQFGGSVYKNIGNANGDIGIYGDPLGYNIWTNSIYDAEINNIVGADVINGFLYVGSQYRGFSWKILGRWTDSPRADERSLALFLSYFSNKYNIRMDLKLEYYGNITKKGYCIGYCGMYVPVDPNGPGTQPLTHNVYSDRSHIMFNITYGFRIY; encoded by the coding sequence TTGGAAATTAAGAAATATTTTTCTTACTCTCTGTTTTTTTTGCTTTTTTCTAGTCTCTTTTTGTCCAAACTTCAAGCTTATAAATTCAACATGAGCATTGTTGGAAAGGTGAGTAGCTATACCAAGTTTGGCTTTAACAACCAAAGATACCAGCCTTCTAAAGACATTTATCCTACAGGTAGCTACACTTCTTTGCTCGGCGAATTGAATTTGAGCATGGGGTTATACAAGGGTTTGAGAGCGGAAGTGGGAGCTATGATGGCAGCGCTTCCCTATGACTCTACCGCCTATCAAGGCAACAATATCCCCAATGGCCAGCCCGGCTCTAGGACCGATCCTTTTGGGGCGGGTATCTTTTGGCAATACATTGGTTGGTATGCGGGGCATAGTGGTTTGCAAGTGCAAAAACCTCGTTTAGCCATGGTGCATAACGCTTTTTTGAGCTACAACTACAAAAAAGACAAATTCAGTTTTGGCGTGAAAGGGGGGCGCTATGATGCTGAAGAGTATGATTGGTTCACTTCTTACACTCAAGGGGTTGAAGGCTTTGTCAAATATAAAGACACTAGGTTAAGGGTGATGTATTCAGACGCTAGGGCTTCAGCGTCAAGCGACTGGTTTTGGTATTTTGGGCGCTACTATACAAGCGGTAAGGCTTTAATGATTGCGGATTTGAAATATGAAAAAGACAATCTAAAAATCAACCCTTATTTTTATGCGATCTTTCAAAGAATGTATGCGCCAGGCATTAATATCACTTATGACACCAACCCTAATTTCAACAATAAAGGCTTTCGTTTTGTAGGCACTTTCGTGGGGTTTTTCCCCATTTTTGCCACTCCAGCCAATCAGAATGATATTATCCTCTTCCAACAAGTGCCGTTAGGAAAAAGCGGGCAAACTTATTTCTTCCGCACCCGTTTTTACTATAACAAGTGGCAATTTGGGGGCAGTGTCTATAAAAATATCGGTAACGCTAATGGTGATATAGGTATTTATGGGGATCCTTTGGGGTATAACATCTGGACGAATAGTATTTATGACGCAGAAATTAACAATATTGTTGGCGCTGATGTTATTAACGGGTTTTTATATGTAGGCTCACAATATAGAGGGTTTAGTTGGAAAATTTTAGGCCGTTGGACGGATAGCCCAAGGGCTGATGAAAGGAGTCTTGCGCTCTTTTTGAGTTATTTTTCTAATAAGTATAATATTAGAATGGATTTAAAACTAGAATATTATGGCAATATCACCAAAAAAGGCTATTGTATTGGGTATTGTGGCATGTATGTTCCAGTCGATCCTAACGGGCCTGGGACACAGCCTTTAACGCACAATGTGTATTCTGACAGGAGCCATATAATGTTTAATATTACTTATGGTTTTAGGATTTACTAG